CTCTTCTCCTGCCATAAGTGGTGTGCTCTGGCACGCTCACGAAATGATCTTCGGCTTCGTCGCCGCGATCGTAGTAGGGTTTCTGCTCAACGCCGTGCGCGCCTGGACGACGCTCGAAACGCCGCGAGGCGCACCGCTCGCGGGACTATGGCTTCTGTGGGTAGCGGGACGCGTTCTGGTCTGGTCCGGCCCCGAACCCATCGCAGCTATTGTCGATTGCGCCTTCCTTCCGGTTGTCGCCATTGTGCTCCTGCGGGTGCTGATCACGGCACGCAATCGCCACAACATTTTCCTGCCCGTCGCACTCGGAATTTTTGGTTTTCTGAATATCTGTTTTCACTGGTGGGCATGGCACGGGCGCCCCGACCTTTCAATACGGGCGTCTTACGCAGCGATCGGACTCGTAGTGATGTTCGTCACCGTCATCGCGGGCCGCGTGGTGCCTATGTTTACAACGAACACCATTCCCGGGTTCCGGATGACGCGCTGGAAGGTGATTGAGACACTCGCCGTGCCGGTCGTCTTACTGACATTCGTTGCGGATGCGGCCAATGCCAGGCCATTACTGATCGTGGCATGTGCCTGCGCTGCGGCGGCGGTCCATGGAATCAGAGTCGCTGGATGGCATTCGTGGCGAGTGGGGCCCCGGCCAATTCTCTGGATTCTGCATGTCGCCTATGCGTGGATTCCGATCGGTTTCGCGCTCCTTGCCTTGGCGGCCGCCGGTGCCGTCCCCCATTCGCTTGCGATTCACGCACTGACGATCGGAGCGATCGGGTGCGCAATTATCGCGATGATTACCCGTACCGCGCTTGGACACACCGGGCGCCCGCTCGTTGCGGGACGATCCGAGATCGCGAGTTACTGCCTGATGATAGCCGCCGCAATCATGCGAGTTTTCGGGCCTTGGATTGCCAGTGGCGCGACAGCAATCTGGATGGACATAGCAGGCATATGTTGGTCTGCCGCATTGATCGCTTACCTGATCAAATACGCGCCCTACCTGACGACGTCACGTATCGATGGCAAAGCGGGCTGACAGATCCACATCGTTCGAACGTGAGATCGACGGGGGTCT
Above is a genomic segment from Paraburkholderia aromaticivorans containing:
- a CDS encoding NnrS family protein, whose protein sequence is MLRITKSVTELRPTAAVGLPVLRLGFRPFYLGGALFGAIAIALWLTALHGHPVAGSSPAISGVLWHAHEMIFGFVAAIVVGFLLNAVRAWTTLETPRGAPLAGLWLLWVAGRVLVWSGPEPIAAIVDCAFLPVVAIVLLRVLITARNRHNIFLPVALGIFGFLNICFHWWAWHGRPDLSIRASYAAIGLVVMFVTVIAGRVVPMFTTNTIPGFRMTRWKVIETLAVPVVLLTFVADAANARPLLIVACACAAAAVHGIRVAGWHSWRVGPRPILWILHVAYAWIPIGFALLALAAAGAVPHSLAIHALTIGAIGCAIIAMITRTALGHTGRPLVAGRSEIASYCLMIAAAIMRVFGPWIASGATAIWMDIAGICWSAALIAYLIKYAPYLTTSRIDGKAG